The Nocardioides conyzicola genome has a segment encoding these proteins:
- a CDS encoding ATP-binding protein: protein MGGGPVSGAMPHVQTRSSASAGLGFSILFAVAFVASSFLTRRVEMAGAGFTELWPAGGLPIVWLLVRNSRFVGIDTLLLLAAAFTANLNTGSEAEIAAVFAVANVVQSWLAVLLLRRWCPDVWHCGGDRALDSPKVVARFGAALILAIGIGTALASIGAVLLPATGYDSFDATASGLWFGRNLGSALIVVALGIMIGQRVTAPRPRPRLRGEDAGPAELLAATVFTVFAYGLAFSFDELPLAFPLLAATVWFGARFSTLLSAAHSFVVGIVTMMLTLRGIGPFAHVEHADVGFMIAQFYIATIAVTGLAIATGRDERQALADDLRRAQEETAYQGSVRAAVIGSMTEGVLVVDEHGDLLMHNEAAARVLGLGDQLTRQTRFALSSWTVDGVEMTAYERPSARALRGERVDGELMVVKVVDVGDRVLTVSAIPLPRDEVNGRSRAMVLMRDTTHEHANRQELAAFAGVVAHDLRNPLAAIDGWTEMIADELGAGSLDAQMTQEFVSRVRSSSRRMRELIRDLLAHATSSARDLDVSRIDVTAMVNEIAVGRAATGFVSATSIPLVLGDPVLVRQVLDNLIGNALKYVAPGEEPKVVVCGERTDARLVTIEVLDDGIGIPEEDRARVFDEFHRAHYREYEGSGLGLSIVRRIVNRHGGSIEAHPNPAGRGSAFRFTLPAYDA, encoded by the coding sequence GTGGGTGGGGGCCCGGTGAGCGGCGCCATGCCGCACGTTCAGACGAGGTCGAGCGCAAGCGCCGGTCTCGGCTTCAGCATCCTCTTCGCCGTCGCCTTCGTCGCGTCGTCGTTCCTCACCCGGCGGGTCGAGATGGCGGGCGCCGGCTTCACCGAGCTCTGGCCCGCCGGTGGGCTGCCGATCGTCTGGCTGCTCGTCCGCAACAGCCGCTTCGTCGGGATCGACACCCTGCTGCTCCTCGCGGCGGCCTTCACGGCCAACCTGAACACCGGCTCCGAGGCCGAGATCGCGGCCGTCTTCGCGGTCGCCAACGTGGTCCAGAGCTGGCTGGCCGTGCTGCTCCTGCGCCGGTGGTGCCCGGACGTCTGGCACTGCGGCGGCGACCGCGCGCTCGACAGCCCGAAGGTCGTCGCCCGCTTCGGCGCCGCCCTGATCCTCGCCATCGGCATCGGTACGGCGCTGGCGAGCATCGGCGCGGTGCTGCTGCCGGCGACCGGCTACGACAGCTTCGACGCAACGGCGAGCGGCCTGTGGTTCGGCCGCAACCTCGGCAGCGCGCTGATCGTCGTCGCACTCGGCATCATGATCGGCCAGCGAGTCACGGCGCCGCGCCCCAGGCCGCGCCTGCGCGGCGAGGACGCCGGACCAGCGGAGCTGCTCGCCGCGACGGTCTTCACGGTCTTCGCCTACGGCCTGGCCTTCAGCTTCGACGAGCTGCCGCTCGCGTTCCCGCTGCTCGCCGCGACGGTCTGGTTCGGTGCCCGCTTCTCGACCCTGCTGAGCGCGGCCCACTCGTTCGTGGTCGGGATCGTCACGATGATGCTCACGCTGCGCGGCATCGGGCCGTTCGCGCACGTCGAGCACGCCGACGTCGGCTTCATGATCGCGCAGTTCTACATCGCGACGATCGCCGTCACCGGTCTCGCGATCGCCACCGGCCGCGACGAGCGCCAGGCCCTCGCCGACGACCTGCGCCGCGCGCAGGAGGAGACGGCGTACCAGGGCAGCGTCCGCGCTGCGGTGATCGGCTCGATGACCGAGGGGGTCCTGGTCGTCGACGAGCACGGCGACCTGTTGATGCACAACGAGGCCGCGGCCAGGGTGCTCGGGCTGGGCGACCAGCTCACGAGGCAGACCAGGTTCGCCCTCAGCAGCTGGACGGTCGACGGTGTCGAGATGACGGCCTACGAGCGTCCGTCGGCCCGGGCGCTGCGGGGCGAGCGCGTCGACGGCGAGCTGATGGTCGTCAAGGTCGTCGACGTCGGTGACCGCGTCCTGACCGTCTCCGCGATCCCGCTGCCGCGGGACGAGGTCAACGGCCGGAGCCGGGCCATGGTGCTGATGCGGGACACCACCCACGAGCACGCCAACCGCCAGGAGCTGGCCGCATTCGCCGGCGTCGTCGCCCACGACCTGCGCAACCCGCTGGCCGCGATCGACGGCTGGACGGAGATGATCGCCGACGAGCTCGGCGCCGGCTCCCTCGACGCCCAGATGACCCAGGAGTTCGTGTCCCGCGTGCGCTCGTCGTCGCGCCGGATGCGCGAGCTCATCCGCGACCTGCTGGCCCACGCGACCAGCAGCGCCCGCGACCTCGACGTCAGTCGGATCGACGTGACCGCGATGGTCAACGAGATCGCTGTGGGCCGGGCGGCGACCGGGTTCGTGAGCGCCACGTCGATCCCGCTGGTGCTCGGCGACCCGGTGCTCGTCCGTCAGGTGCTCGACAACCTGATCGGCAACGCGCTGAAGTACGTCGCGCCAGGGGAGGAGCCCAAGGTCGTCGTGTGCGGTGAGCGCACCGACGCCCGCCTGGTCACCATCGAGGTCCTCGACGACGGGATCGGCATCCCGGAGGAGGACCGCGCGCGTGTCTTCGACGAGTTCCACCGGGCCCACTACCGCGAGTACGAGGGCAGCGGACTCGGCCTGTCGATCGTGCGTCGCATCGTGAACCGTCACGGCGGCAGCATCGAGGCGCACCCCAACCCCGCGGGGCGGGGTTCGGCGTTCCGGTTCACGCTCCCGGCGTACGACGCCTGA
- a CDS encoding potassium channel family protein — protein MADDSSEIGQGTGRSVGLISLPDPVRSPWWELGRRLLLAFAILFGTVLIVYLDRGAYRDGNDPPGYGVNLVDSIYYTTVTLSTTGYGDIAPVAPHARLINAFVITPLRIAFLVLLIGTTLEVLASQGRRMFRIARWRKRMAAHVVVIGYGTKGRAAVDTIVNNGLSRESIVVVDPGAEALQEAHADGLAVVTGDATRRDVLRRAGVGEADQVIITTNRDDSNVLATLTVRQLNPEVWIVAACREQENVALMRQSGANSVITSSDAVGRLLGLSSLSPTLGQVMEDLLTYGEGLEVAERDLIVSEVGKQPQQLPDQVIAVVRDEKVYRYFDPVVTQLARGDRLIVVRPARELPWAPRPGTHDEELATDE, from the coding sequence GTGGCCGACGACTCCAGCGAAATCGGGCAGGGCACGGGCCGCAGCGTCGGCCTGATCTCGCTCCCGGACCCGGTGCGCTCCCCGTGGTGGGAGCTCGGTCGGCGTCTGCTGCTGGCGTTCGCGATCCTCTTCGGCACCGTGCTGATCGTCTACCTCGACCGCGGCGCCTACCGCGACGGCAACGACCCGCCCGGCTACGGCGTCAACCTGGTCGACTCGATCTACTACACGACCGTCACGCTCAGCACGACCGGGTACGGCGACATCGCGCCGGTCGCGCCGCACGCCCGCCTGATCAATGCGTTCGTGATCACCCCGCTCCGCATCGCCTTCCTGGTGCTGTTGATCGGGACCACCCTCGAGGTGCTCGCCTCGCAGGGCCGCAGGATGTTCCGCATCGCCCGTTGGAGGAAGCGCATGGCAGCCCACGTGGTGGTGATCGGCTACGGCACCAAGGGCCGAGCGGCCGTCGACACGATCGTCAACAACGGTCTGAGCCGGGAGTCGATCGTGGTGGTCGACCCGGGCGCCGAGGCGCTCCAGGAGGCGCACGCCGACGGTCTCGCGGTCGTCACCGGCGACGCCACCCGGCGCGACGTGCTGCGCCGCGCCGGCGTCGGCGAGGCCGACCAGGTCATCATCACGACCAACCGCGACGACTCCAACGTGCTGGCGACGCTGACCGTGCGCCAGCTCAACCCGGAGGTCTGGATCGTCGCCGCCTGCCGCGAGCAGGAGAACGTCGCCCTGATGCGCCAGTCCGGCGCCAACTCGGTCATCACGTCCTCGGACGCCGTCGGCCGGCTCCTCGGCCTGTCCTCGCTCTCGCCCACGCTCGGCCAGGTGATGGAGGACCTGCTGACGTACGGCGAGGGCCTCGAGGTCGCCGAGCGGGACCTGATCGTGTCCGAGGTCGGCAAGCAGCCCCAGCAGCTCCCCGACCAGGTGATCGCGGTCGTGCGCGACGAGAAGGTCTACCGCTACTTCGACCCGGTGGTCACCCAGCTGGCCCGCGGCGACCGGCTGATCGTCGTACGGCCGGCGCGTGAGCTGCCCTGGGCGCCCCGCCCGGGGACGCACGACGAGGAGCTGGCGACCGACGAGTGA
- a CDS encoding YihY/virulence factor BrkB family protein: protein MSGAERAESRPSAEPGALAARLRRARSLIWRLVVATVGSCMRYRVTGLAAEAAFFAVLSVPPLIFAMAGAIGFVTDRFSPEQVENVRQAVLDLSEQALTQGAVNKIIAPTIDDVLRGGRFDVISLGFVLALWSGSRALHVFVDTITIMHGLGGHRGIVKTRALSFGLYLLAMVLGVFMVPLVVAGPGLVAEWLPPRLDFLIHFYWPVVVVISICFLATLYHVSVPVRTNWSFNLPGATFALIGWVVGSSLLRWFLTATSADSGSIYGPLAAPIAVLLWLYLVSIAVLIGAAVNAAFDTVFPQSSTMLARSELVQRLRRIGSRQETD from the coding sequence ATGTCCGGGGCGGAGCGTGCTGAGAGTCGGCCGAGCGCCGAGCCCGGCGCCCTGGCCGCCCGCCTGCGGCGGGCCCGGAGCCTGATCTGGCGGCTCGTGGTCGCCACCGTCGGCTCGTGCATGCGCTACCGGGTGACCGGGCTGGCGGCCGAGGCGGCGTTCTTCGCCGTGCTCTCCGTGCCGCCGCTGATCTTCGCGATGGCGGGCGCGATCGGCTTCGTCACCGACCGGTTCAGCCCCGAGCAGGTCGAGAACGTGCGCCAGGCGGTGCTCGACCTCTCCGAGCAGGCCCTGACCCAGGGCGCGGTCAACAAGATCATCGCGCCGACCATCGACGACGTGCTCCGGGGCGGCCGCTTCGACGTGATCTCGCTCGGCTTCGTGCTCGCCCTGTGGTCCGGCTCGCGCGCCCTGCACGTCTTCGTCGACACCATCACGATCATGCACGGGCTCGGCGGGCACCGGGGGATCGTGAAGACCCGGGCGCTGTCGTTCGGGCTCTACCTGCTCGCGATGGTGCTGGGCGTCTTCATGGTCCCGCTCGTCGTCGCCGGGCCGGGACTCGTGGCGGAGTGGCTGCCGCCCCGGCTGGACTTCCTGATCCACTTCTACTGGCCGGTCGTCGTGGTGATCAGCATCTGCTTCCTCGCGACGCTCTACCACGTGTCGGTGCCGGTGCGGACCAACTGGAGCTTCAACCTCCCGGGCGCGACGTTCGCCCTCATCGGCTGGGTGGTGGGGTCGTCCCTGCTGCGCTGGTTCCTGACCGCCACGTCCGCCGACTCGGGCTCGATCTACGGCCCGCTGGCGGCGCCCATCGCCGTCCTGCTCTGGCTCTACCTGGTCTCGATCGCGGTGCTGATCGGCGCCGCCGTCAACGCGGCGTTCGACACGGTCTTCCCGCAGAGCTCGACCATGCTCGCGAGATCCGAGCTCGTGCAGCGGTTGCGTCGCATCGGTTCGCGGCAGGAGACCGACTAG
- a CDS encoding acyl-CoA dehydrogenase family protein translates to MSSDIRVATNQAPLLVGHNIVTADAALVEAVTRHGSAEVVDDLAPIGAMAGTAEAREHGMLANEHHPRLTPYDRYGNRIDEVEFHPSWHWLMERAVGHGLAAAPWESDSPHAHVRRAAGFMAWSHTEPGHGCPISMTYAAVPALRADDALAKEWTPLLASLTYDPGLRAPGSKLGALAGMGMTEKQGGSDVRANVTEARRTSVEGEYTLHGHKWFTSAPMNDMFLVLAQAEGGVTCFVLPRVLADGTRNRIDVVRLKDKLGNRSNASSELEFDGTVAYRLGDEGRGVRTIIEMVAATRLDCVLGSTSLIRRAVNEATWHASHRSAFGSLLSEKPLMQNVLADLAVEAEAATALAVRLAAAVDNLADPHEAALRRIALPLSKFWVCKRTPAAVAEALECLGGNGYVEESGLPLLYREAPLNSVWEGSGNVNALDVLRALGREPEVLDAWITEVGRARGGDARLDRAVEDTLALLGSLMGDPSSMEVNARRLAVRMALCLQGSLLVRFAPPEVADVFCASRLGTSYDGVFGTLHGGDLRAIVERATPVV, encoded by the coding sequence ATGAGTTCCGACATCCGGGTAGCCACGAACCAGGCCCCGCTCCTCGTTGGTCACAACATCGTCACGGCGGACGCGGCCCTGGTGGAGGCCGTCACCCGCCACGGCTCGGCCGAGGTGGTGGACGACCTCGCCCCGATCGGCGCGATGGCCGGGACGGCAGAGGCCCGCGAGCACGGGATGCTGGCCAACGAGCACCACCCGCGGCTCACGCCGTACGACCGCTACGGGAACCGGATCGACGAGGTCGAGTTCCACCCGTCGTGGCACTGGCTGATGGAGCGCGCGGTCGGTCACGGGCTCGCCGCGGCGCCGTGGGAGTCGGACTCGCCGCACGCGCACGTACGCCGGGCCGCGGGCTTCATGGCCTGGTCACACACCGAGCCGGGGCACGGCTGCCCGATCTCGATGACGTACGCCGCCGTGCCGGCCCTGCGCGCCGACGACGCGCTGGCGAAGGAGTGGACGCCGCTGCTCGCGTCGCTCACCTACGACCCAGGCCTGCGCGCCCCCGGCTCCAAGCTCGGCGCGCTCGCCGGCATGGGGATGACCGAGAAGCAGGGCGGCTCCGACGTCCGCGCCAACGTCACGGAGGCGCGCCGTACGTCGGTGGAGGGCGAGTACACCCTGCACGGCCACAAGTGGTTCACCTCGGCGCCGATGAACGACATGTTCCTGGTGCTGGCGCAGGCCGAGGGCGGGGTGACCTGCTTCGTGCTGCCGCGGGTGCTCGCGGACGGCACGCGCAACCGCATCGACGTCGTCCGCCTGAAGGACAAGCTGGGCAACCGGTCCAACGCCTCGTCGGAGCTGGAGTTCGACGGCACGGTCGCCTACCGGCTCGGCGACGAGGGCCGCGGGGTCCGCACCATCATCGAGATGGTCGCCGCGACCCGGCTCGACTGCGTGCTCGGCTCGACCTCGCTGATCCGACGAGCGGTCAACGAGGCGACCTGGCACGCGTCGCACCGCTCGGCGTTCGGCTCGCTGCTCAGCGAGAAGCCGCTGATGCAGAACGTGCTCGCCGACCTCGCCGTCGAGGCCGAGGCCGCCACGGCGCTGGCCGTCCGGCTCGCGGCAGCGGTGGACAACCTGGCGGACCCGCACGAGGCGGCGCTGCGGCGGATCGCGCTGCCGCTGTCGAAGTTCTGGGTCTGCAAGCGCACCCCGGCGGCCGTGGCGGAGGCGCTCGAGTGCCTGGGCGGCAACGGGTACGTCGAGGAGTCCGGCCTGCCGCTGCTCTACCGCGAGGCGCCGCTCAACTCCGTGTGGGAGGGCTCGGGCAACGTCAACGCGCTCGACGTGCTGCGCGCGCTCGGCCGCGAGCCCGAGGTGCTCGACGCGTGGATCACCGAGGTCGGCCGGGCCCGCGGCGGCGACGCCCGCCTCGACCGGGCCGTCGAGGACACGCTCGCCCTGCTCGGCTCGCTGATGGGTGACCCGTCGTCGATGGAGGTCAACGCCCGGCGGCTCGCCGTACGCATGGCCCTGTGCCTGCAGGGCTCCCTGCTCGTGCGCTTCGCTCCCCCCGAGGTGGCCGACGTCTTCTGCGCGTCCCGCCTCGGCACGTCGTACGACGGCGTCTTCGGCACGCTCCACGGCGGCGACCTGCGGGCGATCGTGGAGCGGGCGACGCCGGTCGTGTGA
- a CDS encoding cation:dicarboxylate symporter family transporter: MPQTDAVPPKAAPKNRTHWLYLAVIAAVVLGILVGLLFPDFAVKLKPLGEGFVGLITMMIQPVIFCTIILGVGSVASAAKVGKVGLLALGYFLIMSTFALTIGLVVGNLIHPGSGLDLNDEVSAAGAAQAEAGHGSTTDFLLGIIPDSLFSSLTSGDVLQTLLVALLIGFALQQMGSTAKPILTVVQYAQKLVFRVLAMIMWAAPIGAFGAISAVVGETGFDALKSLGLLMVAFYLTCVLFVFGVLGTVLRVFSGVNIFLLFKYLAREFLLILATSSSESALPRLIAKMEHAGVDKTTVGIVVPTGYSFNLDGTAIYLTMATLFIAEAMGEPLRLGEQISLLVFMVIASKGAAGVTGAGLATLAGGLQSHRPDLVDGVGLIVGIDRFMSEARALTNFAGNSIATVLIGNWTDGLDRERLDRVLAGELPFDERTMVDDDPEPAAPTAEPDPEPVGAR; encoded by the coding sequence ATGCCACAAACCGACGCCGTACCGCCGAAGGCGGCCCCCAAGAACCGCACCCACTGGCTCTACCTGGCGGTGATCGCGGCGGTCGTGCTCGGCATCCTCGTGGGCCTGCTGTTCCCGGACTTCGCGGTCAAGCTCAAGCCGTTGGGCGAGGGCTTCGTCGGGCTGATCACGATGATGATCCAGCCGGTGATCTTCTGCACGATCATCCTCGGGGTCGGCTCGGTCGCGAGCGCGGCCAAGGTGGGCAAGGTCGGCCTGCTGGCGCTGGGCTACTTCCTGATCATGTCGACGTTCGCGCTGACGATCGGGCTGGTCGTCGGCAACCTGATCCACCCGGGCTCCGGGTTGGACCTCAACGACGAGGTCTCAGCGGCCGGGGCCGCGCAGGCGGAGGCCGGGCACGGCAGCACGACCGACTTCCTGCTGGGGATCATCCCGGACTCGCTCTTCTCCTCGCTGACCTCCGGTGACGTGCTGCAGACGCTGCTGGTCGCGCTGCTGATCGGGTTCGCGCTCCAGCAGATGGGCTCGACCGCGAAGCCGATCCTCACGGTCGTGCAGTACGCCCAGAAGCTGGTCTTCCGCGTGCTCGCGATGATCATGTGGGCGGCACCGATCGGCGCCTTCGGCGCCATCTCCGCGGTCGTCGGCGAGACCGGCTTCGACGCGCTGAAGAGCCTGGGCCTGCTGATGGTGGCCTTCTACCTGACCTGCGTGCTCTTCGTCTTCGGCGTGCTCGGGACGGTGCTGCGCGTCTTCTCGGGCGTCAACATCTTCCTGCTCTTCAAGTACCTCGCCCGCGAGTTCCTGCTCATCCTCGCGACGTCGTCGTCCGAGTCCGCGCTGCCGCGGCTGATCGCCAAGATGGAGCACGCAGGCGTCGACAAGACGACCGTCGGCATCGTCGTACCGACCGGCTACTCGTTCAACCTCGACGGCACCGCCATCTACCTGACGATGGCCACCCTCTTCATCGCCGAGGCGATGGGCGAACCGCTGCGCCTCGGCGAGCAGATCTCCCTGCTGGTCTTCATGGTCATCGCCTCCAAGGGCGCGGCGGGCGTCACCGGCGCCGGCCTCGCCACCCTCGCCGGCGGCCTGCAGTCGCACCGTCCCGACCTGGTCGACGGCGTCGGCCTGATCGTCGGCATCGACCGCTTCATGTCCGAGGCCCGCGCGCTCACCAACTTCGCCGGCAACTCGATCGCCACGGTGCTGATCGGCAACTGGACCGACGGCCTGGACCGCGAGCGCCTCGACCGCGTGCTCGCCGGGGAGCTGCCCTTCGACGAGCGGACCATGGTCGACGACGATCCCGAGCCCGCTGCCCCCACGGCCGAGCCCGACCCGGAGCCGGTGGGCGCCCGGTAG
- a CDS encoding Pls/PosA family non-ribosomal peptide synthetase encodes MTGSPTMLPELLASDRAPAPRTLADILAATTEEHPHAVALDSGVDVLTYLELEEAAGELGARLREAGVRRGDRVGIRVKSGTTDLYVAIVATLLTGAAYVPVDADDPDERARTVFDEADVAAVVGNDLAITSRRAARPDQPDEDVESSLPEPSDDAWIIFTSGSTGTPKGVAVTHRNAAAFVDAESRWYLQDAPIGPDDRVMAGLSVAFDASCEEMWLAWAYGACLVPAPRSLVRSGVDVGPWLVANDITVVSTVPTLVALWPTESLATVRLLIMGGEACPAELAARLQSPGREVWNTYGPTEATVVACGTVLDGTDPVRIGLPLDGWDLAVVDAAGQPVAAGETGELIIGGVGLARYLDPVKDAEMYAAMPSLGWDRAYRSGDVVRNDPAGLVFAGRADDQIKLGGRRIELGEIDGQLLRLPGVVSAAAAVRSTKSGNQLLVGYLTVNETYDDAAALELLRARMPAALVPRLAVVDHLPTRTSGKVDRDALPWPIPGAGKAREPDGLTDTQTWIAEIWADVLGAEVTSVRDDFFDFGGGSLTAAQVVGRLRERFPEVAVGDLYAHSRVGSLSVALEELGGTTSRTDRSVFPIPRKTQAGQLVALVGLRALAAARWLSWLALGSTIASQQVDYLPSYPVWALILSTWFFLVPPGRMALAAGLARLTLRGITPGAYPRGGKVHLRVWIAGRIQEELAAAGVAGAPWFTTYARLLGARVGKGTDLHALPPVTGFLQVGPGAAIEPEVDLTGHWIDGDVFHLGAIKVGRGARIGARSTLAPGAVVRANAEVAPGSLVIGEVPAAEYWSGSPAEQQSVHARGPWHDQAPPPGRAWLLGYGALATLIGAFPGIAALAGLLVVLGPVRDADSLGGAFTAALPWLPLATVVAYVVLALLVLGLVRALAGGMTAGVHPVRSGAGLCIWGTFRVLDDARTWLFPLYSSTLTPVWLRLLGARIGVGVEASTVLLLPKFATVNDHAFLADDTLIGCYELGGGWVRVEDVKIGKRAFVGNSGMAAAGRKVPKASLVAVLSAAPHRAIAKAGSSWLGSPPTRLRRSASTQDDSRTYDPPRRLRTYRGLVEAARVVPLLLAALLGTSVAVVLLALLDAAPWLAVVLGGPVLLAGGIVAALVTAAAKWTIVGRHRPSEHPLWSGFVWRNELADTFTEVLAAPWFATVTQGTVALNVWLRMLGARIGNGVWCDTYWLPETDLVELRDGSTVNHGCVVQTHLFHDRVLAMDAVVLKAGATLGPNSVILPAATIGRHATVGPASLVMRGEGVPSRTRWIGNPVGPWEGQEE; translated from the coding sequence GTGACAGGGTCTCCCACGATGCTGCCCGAGCTGCTCGCCTCCGACCGGGCACCGGCGCCGCGGACGCTTGCCGACATCCTCGCGGCCACCACCGAGGAGCACCCGCACGCCGTCGCGCTCGACAGCGGCGTCGACGTGCTCACCTACCTCGAGCTCGAGGAGGCCGCCGGCGAGCTCGGCGCCCGCCTCCGCGAGGCGGGGGTACGCCGCGGCGACCGGGTCGGGATCCGGGTGAAGTCCGGCACCACCGACCTGTACGTCGCCATCGTCGCGACGCTGCTCACGGGCGCGGCGTACGTCCCGGTCGACGCCGACGACCCCGACGAGCGGGCGCGGACGGTCTTCGACGAGGCCGACGTCGCGGCGGTCGTCGGCAACGACCTGGCGATCACCAGCCGACGCGCAGCCCGGCCGGACCAGCCGGACGAGGACGTCGAGTCCTCCCTCCCCGAGCCGTCCGACGACGCCTGGATCATCTTCACCTCCGGATCGACCGGCACCCCGAAGGGCGTCGCCGTCACGCACCGCAACGCCGCCGCGTTCGTCGACGCCGAGTCGCGCTGGTACCTCCAGGACGCCCCCATCGGGCCTGACGACCGGGTGATGGCCGGGCTGTCCGTCGCCTTCGACGCCAGCTGCGAGGAGATGTGGCTCGCCTGGGCGTACGGCGCCTGCCTGGTCCCCGCCCCTCGCTCCCTGGTGCGCTCCGGCGTCGACGTCGGGCCCTGGCTGGTCGCCAACGACATCACCGTCGTCTCGACCGTGCCGACCCTGGTCGCCCTGTGGCCGACGGAGTCCCTGGCGACGGTGCGGCTGCTGATCATGGGCGGCGAGGCCTGCCCCGCCGAGCTCGCCGCCCGCCTCCAGTCCCCCGGTCGCGAGGTCTGGAACACCTATGGCCCCACCGAGGCCACCGTCGTCGCGTGCGGCACGGTCCTCGACGGCACCGACCCGGTCCGGATCGGCCTGCCTCTCGACGGCTGGGACCTCGCCGTCGTGGACGCTGCCGGGCAGCCGGTCGCCGCGGGCGAGACCGGCGAGCTGATCATCGGCGGGGTCGGCCTGGCCCGCTACCTCGACCCGGTCAAGGACGCCGAGATGTACGCCGCGATGCCGAGCCTCGGCTGGGACCGCGCCTACCGGTCCGGCGACGTGGTGCGCAACGACCCCGCCGGGCTGGTGTTCGCCGGCCGCGCCGACGACCAGATCAAGCTCGGCGGCCGGCGCATCGAGCTCGGCGAGATCGACGGCCAGCTGCTGCGGCTGCCCGGCGTCGTCTCGGCCGCCGCGGCCGTCCGGTCCACGAAGTCCGGCAACCAGCTCCTGGTCGGCTACCTCACGGTCAATGAGACGTACGACGACGCCGCGGCCCTCGAGCTGCTGCGCGCCCGGATGCCGGCGGCGCTGGTGCCGCGCCTGGCCGTCGTCGACCACCTCCCCACCCGCACCTCGGGGAAGGTCGACCGGGACGCCCTGCCCTGGCCGATCCCCGGCGCCGGCAAGGCCCGGGAGCCCGACGGTCTCACCGACACCCAGACCTGGATCGCCGAGATCTGGGCCGACGTCCTCGGCGCCGAGGTCACCTCGGTCCGCGACGACTTCTTCGACTTCGGCGGCGGCTCGCTGACCGCCGCCCAGGTGGTCGGCCGGCTGCGCGAGCGCTTCCCCGAGGTCGCCGTCGGCGACCTCTACGCGCACTCGCGGGTCGGGTCGCTCTCCGTGGCCCTCGAGGAGCTCGGTGGCACTACCTCGCGCACCGACCGCTCGGTCTTCCCCATCCCCCGCAAGACCCAGGCCGGTCAGCTCGTCGCCCTGGTCGGCCTGCGCGCTCTCGCGGCCGCCCGCTGGCTCAGCTGGCTCGCGCTCGGCTCGACCATCGCGTCGCAGCAGGTCGACTACCTGCCGTCGTACCCGGTCTGGGCGCTGATCCTCAGCACCTGGTTCTTCCTCGTCCCGCCCGGCCGGATGGCGCTCGCCGCCGGCCTCGCGCGGCTGACGCTGCGCGGCATCACGCCCGGCGCCTACCCGCGCGGGGGCAAGGTCCACCTCCGCGTCTGGATCGCCGGCCGGATCCAGGAGGAGCTCGCGGCCGCGGGCGTCGCGGGTGCGCCGTGGTTCACGACGTACGCCCGCCTCCTCGGCGCGCGCGTCGGCAAGGGCACCGACCTGCACGCGCTGCCGCCGGTCACCGGCTTCCTGCAGGTAGGCCCCGGCGCCGCGATCGAGCCCGAGGTCGACCTGACCGGCCACTGGATCGACGGCGACGTCTTCCACCTCGGCGCGATCAAGGTCGGCCGCGGTGCCCGGATCGGCGCGCGCAGCACGCTGGCGCCCGGCGCCGTCGTCCGCGCCAACGCGGAGGTCGCTCCCGGGTCGCTCGTCATCGGGGAGGTGCCGGCCGCGGAGTACTGGTCGGGATCGCCCGCCGAGCAGCAGTCCGTGCACGCCCGCGGTCCCTGGCACGACCAGGCGCCGCCCCCGGGACGCGCCTGGCTGCTCGGGTACGGCGCGCTGGCGACCCTCATCGGCGCGTTCCCCGGCATCGCCGCGCTGGCCGGGCTGCTCGTCGTGCTCGGCCCGGTCCGGGACGCCGACTCGCTCGGCGGGGCGTTCACGGCGGCCCTGCCGTGGCTGCCCCTCGCCACCGTCGTCGCGTACGTGGTCCTCGCGCTGCTGGTCCTCGGCCTCGTGCGGGCCCTCGCCGGCGGCATGACGGCCGGCGTCCACCCCGTCCGCTCCGGCGCCGGGCTCTGCATCTGGGGCACGTTCCGGGTGCTCGACGACGCCCGCACCTGGCTCTTCCCGCTCTACTCGAGCACTCTGACCCCGGTCTGGCTGCGTCTCCTCGGTGCCCGCATCGGCGTGGGCGTCGAGGCCTCGACGGTGCTGCTGCTGCCGAAGTTCGCCACCGTCAACGACCACGCGTTCCTCGCCGACGACACCCTGATCGGCTGCTACGAGCTCGGCGGCGGCTGGGTGCGGGTCGAGGACGTCAAGATCGGCAAGCGGGCCTTCGTCGGCAACTCCGGCATGGCGGCGGCCGGCCGCAAGGTGCCCAAGGCGTCGCTGGTCGCCGTGCTGTCCGCGGCTCCGCACCGGGCGATCGCCAAGGCCGGCTCGTCGTGGCTCGGCAGCCCGCCCACCCGGCTGCGCCGCTCGGCCAGCACCCAGGACGACAGCCGCACCTACGACCCGCCTCGCCGCCTGCGGACCTACCGCGGTCTGGTCGAGGCCGCGCGCGTCGTACCCCTGCTGCTCGCCGCCCTCCTCGGTACCTCCGTCGCCGTCGTGCTGCTGGCCCTCCTGGACGCCGCACCATGGCTGGCCGTCGTCCTCGGTGGCCCCGTGCTCCTCGCCGGCGGCATCGTCGCCGCGCTCGTCACCGCCGCTGCCAAGTGGACGATCGTCGGGCGGCACCGGCCGTCCGAGCACCCGCTGTGGAGCGGCTTCGTGTGGCGCAACGAGCTCGCCGACACCTTCACCGAGGTCCTCGCCGCGCCGTGGTTCGCCACGGTCACCCAGGGCACCGTCGCGTTGAACGTCTGGCTGCGCATGCTCGGAGCGCGGATCGGCAACGGCGTCTGGTGTGACACCTACTGGCTGCCGGAGACCGACCTCGTCGAGCTGCGCGACGGCAGCACCGTCAACCACGGCTGCGTCGTCCAGACCCACCTCTTCCACGACCGGGTGCTCGCCATGGATGCGGTCGTCTTGAAGGCGGGTGCGACCCTGGGGCCCAACAGCGTTATCCTTCCGGCCGCGACGATCGGCCGTCACGCCACCGTGGGGCCGGCGTCGCTCGTCATGCGGGGGGAAGGTGTCCCCAGCCGCACCCGGTGGATCGGGAACCCGGTCGGACCGTGGGAGGGCCAAGAGGAATGA